A window of Neisseria canis contains these coding sequences:
- the moaA gene encoding GTP 3',8-cyclase MoaA — translation MLTDAFGRTVDYLRISVTDRCDLRCTYCLPKGFKGFAVPQDWLTIEEIGRVAAAFARLGTKRFRLTGGEPLLRKGLTDLVAGINRQSGVEDISLTTNGTQLHKHAHALRQAGVRRLNISLDSLRRDCVQSITGTDCLPQVLEGIKAVKAEGFERIKINMVPLQGINDRDLDDMVAFCIEHGFILNLIEAMPMGETGQAQAKVSLQPVLADLQRRFDLVPFEGKIGGGPARYWQSRSGGFTLGLITPMSQHFCATCNRVRLSATGNIHLCLGQEDKVALRPMLREGCTDAELEQTIRDAVMKKPEKHEFVENPKKIIRVMALTGG, via the coding sequence ATGTTAACCGACGCATTCGGCCGCACCGTAGATTACCTGCGCATATCCGTAACCGACCGTTGCGATTTGCGCTGCACCTACTGCCTGCCCAAAGGCTTCAAAGGTTTCGCCGTTCCCCAAGACTGGCTGACCATCGAAGAAATAGGCCGTGTAGCCGCCGCATTTGCCCGGCTGGGCACCAAGCGCTTCCGCTTAACCGGCGGCGAACCCTTGTTGCGCAAAGGTCTAACCGACTTGGTGGCCGGGATTAACCGCCAAAGCGGGGTGGAAGATATTTCGCTCACCACCAACGGCACACAGCTTCACAAACACGCGCACGCGCTGCGCCAAGCCGGCGTGCGCCGCCTCAATATCAGCCTCGACAGCCTGCGCCGCGACTGCGTGCAAAGCATCACCGGCACCGATTGCCTGCCGCAAGTGCTCGAAGGCATCAAAGCCGTCAAAGCAGAAGGCTTCGAGCGCATCAAAATCAACATGGTGCCGCTGCAAGGCATCAACGACCGCGATTTGGACGACATGGTCGCGTTCTGCATCGAACACGGTTTCATCCTCAACCTGATTGAAGCCATGCCCATGGGCGAAACCGGGCAGGCGCAGGCCAAAGTGAGCCTCCAGCCCGTGTTGGCCGATTTGCAGCGGCGGTTTGATTTAGTACCGTTCGAAGGCAAAATCGGCGGCGGCCCGGCCCGTTATTGGCAAAGCCGCAGCGGCGGTTTCACCCTCGGCCTGATTACCCCGATGAGCCAGCATTTCTGCGCCACCTGTAACCGCGTGCGCCTTTCTGCCACCGGCAATATCCATTTGTGCCTGGGGCAGGAAGACAAAGTAGCCCTGCGTCCGATGTTGCGCGAAGGCTGCACCGATGCCGAATTGGAGCAAACCATACGCGATGCGGTGATGAAAAAGCCGGAGAAACATGAGTTTGTAGAAAACCCGAAAAAAATCATCCGCGTGATGGCACTGACCGGCGGCTAG
- the yccS gene encoding YccS family putative transporter has translation MRFMVKTPPVNAKVIATLPVFLSVCVAALAIRYFNLSMEAIPLILGVIAGGLVDLDNRLTGRIKNIFITLLAFTVSTLSTQLSVGKPWALVPVMTLLAFSFTFIGAAGVRYRTIAFGTLAVSVYTLLTYEPEQPLYINSLMILIGTLLYSGITLLCHLVFPHRPVQENMAAAYSALADYLDGKADFFDPDEVWQIEQKQIRLAMKNSRVIQTFNQCRSALFYRMRGQHRHPRTSRMLRYYFAAQDIHERASSSHVQYQEMAEKLKNSDLIFRFQRLLELQAQACRDVAAALRDNTAYVYDERLARSAKGLAQSLQYYAANHAESEVHPLQRLAANLNGVNLQLGNLENNPEQEQSGDATRIAHHEASGLRNILKALSGQFNLESATFRHAVRMALITLVCCTLVEITHFHLGYWVLLTAVFVCQPNYSATQKRLKQRIIGTLAGVLIGSVLPYFTPSLETKLIVVVVSTTLFYFFRTNKYSYSTFFITIQALTSFSIAGFDTVSAIPWRMVDTVIGSMLAWAAVSYLWPDWHYLALNKTGVQAVNGNAGYLKSILEQLKNGGGDHVLYRSARRNAHERAAALSSTLSDMSGEPEKYGDCLQQGFSLLKINYSLIGYISALGAYRNQIHKNETDQAFLGVFFEAADMLADTLERISDLQPEDFAARMAAIRSRLDVLHNIEYHDEQSNVLWQQLVMITNLLEPCYRALSRVEEEFSEQAAA, from the coding sequence ATGAGGTTTATGGTTAAAACGCCGCCGGTAAACGCCAAAGTGATTGCCACGTTACCGGTTTTTTTGAGCGTGTGCGTGGCCGCGCTGGCGATACGTTATTTCAATCTGAGTATGGAGGCGATTCCGCTGATACTCGGCGTGATTGCGGGCGGGCTGGTGGATTTGGACAACCGGCTCACGGGCCGCATCAAAAATATTTTCATCACGCTTTTGGCCTTTACCGTGTCCACCCTGTCCACTCAGCTTTCCGTGGGCAAACCGTGGGCGCTGGTGCCGGTGATGACGCTTTTGGCGTTTTCGTTCACCTTTATCGGCGCGGCGGGCGTGCGCTACCGCACGATTGCGTTCGGCACGCTGGCGGTGTCGGTTTATACCTTGCTCACCTACGAGCCGGAGCAGCCGCTTTACATTAATTCGCTGATGATTTTGATCGGCACGCTGCTGTATAGCGGCATTACGCTGCTCTGCCATTTGGTGTTCCCCCACCGCCCCGTGCAGGAAAATATGGCTGCCGCGTATTCTGCGCTGGCGGATTATCTGGACGGCAAAGCCGATTTTTTCGACCCCGACGAAGTGTGGCAGATCGAGCAGAAGCAAATCCGGCTGGCGATGAAAAACAGCCGTGTGATTCAAACGTTTAACCAATGCCGCAGCGCATTGTTTTACCGGATGCGCGGCCAGCACCGCCATCCGCGCACCAGCCGGATGCTGCGTTATTATTTTGCCGCGCAGGATATTCACGAGCGTGCCAGCTCCAGCCATGTTCAGTATCAGGAAATGGCCGAAAAGCTGAAAAACAGCGATTTGATTTTCCGCTTTCAGCGTTTGCTCGAATTGCAGGCGCAGGCGTGCCGCGATGTGGCCGCCGCCCTGCGCGACAACACGGCGTATGTGTATGACGAACGCTTGGCGCGTTCTGCGAAAGGCTTGGCGCAATCGCTGCAATATTACGCGGCAAACCATGCGGAAAGCGAAGTACACCCGTTGCAAAGGCTGGCGGCCAACCTCAACGGCGTGAACCTCCAGCTCGGCAATCTGGAAAACAATCCCGAGCAGGAGCAAAGCGGCGACGCCACCCGCATAGCGCACCACGAAGCCAGCGGTTTGCGCAATATTCTGAAAGCCTTGTCCGGCCAGTTTAATTTGGAATCGGCCACGTTCCGCCATGCCGTGCGCATGGCGCTGATTACGCTGGTGTGTTGCACTTTGGTGGAAATCACCCATTTTCACTTGGGCTATTGGGTGTTGCTGACTGCCGTGTTTGTGTGCCAGCCCAACTATTCGGCCACGCAAAAGCGGCTCAAGCAGCGCATTATCGGCACGCTGGCGGGCGTGTTGATAGGTTCCGTGCTGCCTTATTTCACACCTTCGCTGGAAACCAAACTGATTGTGGTGGTGGTATCGACCACGCTGTTTTATTTCTTCCGCACCAATAAATACAGCTATTCCACCTTTTTCATCACCATACAGGCGCTTACCAGCTTTTCGATTGCCGGCTTCGATACGGTGAGCGCGATTCCCTGGCGGATGGTCGATACCGTTATCGGCTCAATGCTGGCCTGGGCCGCCGTGTCTTACCTCTGGCCGGACTGGCACTATTTGGCTTTGAACAAAACCGGCGTGCAGGCGGTGAACGGGAATGCCGGCTATCTGAAAAGCATTTTGGAGCAGCTGAAAAACGGCGGCGGCGACCATGTACTCTACCGCAGCGCCCGCCGCAACGCGCACGAGCGCGCGGCCGCTTTGTCGAGCACTTTGTCGGATATGTCGGGCGAGCCGGAAAAATACGGCGATTGTTTGCAGCAAGGTTTCAGCCTGTTGAAAATCAACTATTCGCTGATCGGCTATATTTCCGCGCTGGGGGCTTACCGCAACCAAATCCATAAAAACGAAACCGACCAGGCTTTTCTCGGCGTTTTTTTCGAAGCAGCAGACATGCTGGCCGATACGCTGGAGCGCATCAGCGATTTGCAGCCGGAGGATTTTGCCGCGCGCATGGCGGCCATCCGCAGCCGGCTGGATGTTTTGCACAATATCGAATACCACGACGAACAAAGCAATGTTTTGTGGCAGCAGCTTGTAATGATTACCAACTTGCTCGAACCTTGTTATCGGGCCTTAAGCCGGGTTGAAGAAGAATTTTCCGAGCAGGCCGCTGCGTGA